Genomic DNA from Paenibacillus sp. KS-LC4:
TGTGCGTGATTATGCGGATGTTGAAGGCGCTCAGCTAATTAACGTCTCATCCGCACTCGGATATGTCATTGCTGTTGGGAGTGTTGCTTATTCTGCATCAAAATACTACGTAAGTGCCTTCACTGAAGGCCTTGCAAAAGAATTAGAGCTGAAGGGTGCGAAGCTGAAAGCGAAGGTGCTGGCACCAGCTATAACGGAAACAGAATTTTTGAATAAATCCTTAGATACTGAGGCATTCGATTTCAAAGCAAATATGTCTAACTATCACACAGCAAAAGAAATGGCGGGCTTCATGGTAAATCTTTACGATAACGACGAAGTGGTAGGAATGGTAGACCATAACTATGCTTTCAATCGGAGAGACCCAATCTATCCGATCCTTTCAGAATTTTAAATTCAATTCATATATTTTCGGAATGCTTGGATTAGAAAATCGTGCTCGCTTCGAGATCGAAGTAATGAAGGCTATCATCGGGAAAATAGGGGTAAACAGAGTGAATAAATCAATCATTTTCGATATGGCAATTAGGGTGAAAAAATAAATACAGTTCCTCTAAATAACGCTTCAATATTTAAATCATTTTACCGATAACTCAATTGATAGCTGAATTACAGAGATACTCGAAGGGAGAGCGGTTATTCATGAAATTAGTCAAGTTAAGTTTATTGATTTGCCTGCTTTTAAGTGTGGCGAGCACAACTTTATTCGCCGCGACTACGAAATCAACAGCTGATTTCACTGATTTGAAGGATTTGGATGCAGCGACGAAAGCCAAGTTTGATGCTCTGCTTAGTGCGGGGGTTTTCGACGGTGTCTCGGAAGACAAGTTTGGGCTGAAGGAAGAGATGAATCGCGCTCAATTTGCGAAGGTAGCTGCTTTAATTTTCGGACTAGAGGTGAATTCGGACCTTAAAACCTCGAGCTTCAAAGATGTGAAGGATGATAACGCCTCCTTCGGCTACGCCTTGCCCTACATCGAAGCTCTTAAAACAGCAGGAATTACAGATGGTTACGGAGAGGGCACCTACAACCCAGCAGGTAAAGTTTCAAAAGAGCAGCTGGCTGCCTTCCTGATCAAAGGATTGGGAAAACAAGAAGAGGCGAAGCAAACAGAAGGTGTAAACGACAGTTCCGTATCCGAGTGGGCTAAAGGTTATGTTGCCCTTGCAATTAACAATAAGCTTTTAAGCAATGGCGATGATGGAACGTTTGGCGGAAAAAGCAATGCGACAAGAGATATGCTTGTTGTCGGTTCATATGAGGCAGCCGTACAGACAGGTGTTGTGAAAGACGTTGTTTCGACGCCTACTCCAACGCCAACACCAACACCAACACCAACATCGACATCATCATCCTCGTCATCATCAACATCAACATCAACAAACAGTCCGACGGCAACGCCGACACCAGATCCAACGGCAACGCCGACACCAGATCCAACGGCAACGCCGACACCAGATCCAACGGCAACGCCGACACCAGATCCAACGGCAACGCCGACACCAGATCCAACGGCAACGCCAACAACGGATCCAATGGCAACGCCGACAACGGATCCAATGGCAACGCCAACAACGGATCCAATGGCAACGCCGACAACGGATCCAATGGCAACGCCGACAACGGATCCAATGGCAACGCCAACAACGGATCCAATGGCAACACCGCCATATACACCGCCATATACACCACCGACCCCTTCGGAGCTTCCTTAAGAAGTGTCAGTTTAACATTATAATCAGCATGGTTCATGCTGTTAATATTTAAGTGCAAGTAGTAGAAGGAGCAATGGCGCTAAAAGCTGCCCTTGCTCTTTTTTTGCTCCTAAAGCAAAGCGGTAGGCACTAGAAGGCGGATAGCTTTCGTCAGGACATCTAATGTTATAATAGCTAGTAAACTGACGGAGTAAGAAGGGTGAGAGCATGAGTGTAATTCGTTTGGAAAATGTGACGAAGAAATATGAAGAGGCTATGATTTTTCGCGATATTTATTTTCGCGTGAGCCAGGGGGAACGAATTGGCCTCATTGGGCGCAATGGAGCCGGCAAGTCGACGGTTTTTAAGCTCATTATGGGAAAAGAAGAGCCAACGAACGGTAAGGTGGAAATAGATCCGAAGGTGAAAATCGGGTATTTTTCTCAATTTTCAGAGATGCGCGGAAGCCTGTCTGTCCAGCAGGAGCTGGAAATGTGCTTTGAGCAGGTTGCCCTTATTGAACGGGAGCTGCAAGAGGTTGGGGAGAAGCTGGGCCTCGTCTCCGATGATGGCGAAATGAATGAGCTGCTCGCGAGGCAGGCGGAGCTTTTCGAGCAAATGGATCACTTGGATGGCTGGAACGTGTCTGTCGAGATCAACACCGTTCTGACGAAGCTGGGCTTCACCGATCGTTCACGCCATCAGCCCATTGATGAGCTGTCTGGCGGCTGGAGAAACCGTGCAGCTTTAGCGAAAATGCTCATTGAGCTGCCTGATGTCGTTCTGCTCGACGAGCCGACTAACTATTTGGATATGGAGGGCATTGCGTGGCTGGAGCAGTGGCTCTACCGCTTTAATGGCGCGATGATCCTCATTTCTCATGATCGGCAGTTTATCGACAAGGTCGTCACGCATATCATCGAGATAGAAAATTATCATTTTCAGCAATACGAGGGCAATTATACAGACTATATTCGTAAAAAGAAGCTGCGAAAGAAGGAGCTGGATCGGCAGTTCGAATGGGAGGAAGAGCTGCTGCTGATGGAGTCGGAGGCTATCGACAGCCGCTCCAGCAAGAAATCGTCCAAAGACCGACTGTCCCGCAAATTGGCGGATAATAAGAAGCGGGTACAGCCGAATCCGGTGAACGTGCTGATTACGGATATTTACGAAAAGATGCGTTTCCCGGATAAGCTGTGCGAGGTTAAGCAAATCGGGCAAACCTATGAGGAGCGCGCTATTTTTCAGAACGTCAGCTTTGATATTCAGAAGGAGGATCGCCTGGTCATCGTTGGGCCGAACGGGAGCGGGAAGTCCACGCTGATCAAGGTGCTGACGGGGCAGGAGCAGCCGGAATCAGGCGAGGTCACTTGGGAAAAAGGGGTCAGCTATGCGTATTTCAACCGAATGTGGGAGGAGCTTGATCCTAAGGATACGGTGAGCCATGCCGTCAATACGTACGGTCTTGGACTCGATGCCCCGCGAAAAAAGGTAAACAAATTTCTGTCGATGCTGCAATTTTCCGAAATGGATTTAAGCAAGGTCATTGGCAGCCTTTCCGGTGGACAAATGGCCCGAGTCGCCTTGGCTAAATGCCTGCTTTCTGGTGCGGCTGTTATCATTTTGGATGAGCCGACGAACCATCTGGATTTAATGAGCATTCAGGTGATGGAGCAGGCGCTTATACACTTTCCCGGCGCTGTCGTAACTGTAAGCCATGATCGGTTTTTTATTGATAAAATTGGCACCAAGATGCTGGTGTTCGACCCGGAATTAGGCATTACTCAGCAAAATCTATAACAGGGGATGACGCCGATGAACTGGAAAGTAAAGAGGACGGCCAAGCAGTTGTCGAGCAATATTTTAAAGTGTAAATGTCCTAATTAGCTAAAAAGCTCAAAAAAAACGGTACTTCATCAAAAGATGGAGTGCCGTTTCTTTATTGTGCGAGCGCTTCTTCGGTTATTTTGCGAATATCAATAGGGGAGAGGGTGCCTTCATGAATAATATCTGGAAGGATATGCTCGAGGAAATATTTTACGCAGTGGAGATTGATGTTTTTGATTTTAATGATTGCATAGCGGTACATGACGATAAATTCCTTCTCGGTATTTCCGCGCTGGAGCTCAGCGAAGGCCTCATACACCTGATCCATTTTATCAGCAACTTCCAAAATCAGACCCTCTACTGAATGGTCTTTGCCCTCACGCAGCTGCCTGCGGAAAGTAGCCTGAAACTCCTCAGGTATATTCTCCTGAATAAAATGCTCGACCATGCCATCCTCAACCTGCTGGAGCATTGACCGCAGCTCAAGGGAGTAGTGCTTGACGGGCGTCTTAATATCACCGATAAATATTTCGCCATAATCATGGCTGCTTGTAATTTCATAAAGCTTCTTCCAATCAATGGCGACGCCGTTCTGCTCCTCGATATCGGCAAGCGTCTTGGCGTACTGAACGACCTTCCAGGAGTGAGCCGACACGCTATGCTCCTCAAACTTGAATTTGCCGGGAGTACGAATAATGCGTTCCAAATCGTTAAGGGATCTAAAGTACGTATGAATGCCCATGAGTACATCATCCTTTATTGTAGTTGAGTATGATTCGACTATACGCCGGCAATGTTATCGCAGCATTAACGCTATGTGTCGCTCAGGTCAATTTTCAAATTCATTGATAGCGACAGCAGGAATTCCACTATGCCTCTCATTAGCCCATCCAAATCGCTATTTGCAGCGAATCCGAAAAATGGATCCCTAATACGAAATTTGAAGCCTTACCGGAACGGAGATGGGCCTCTACAATGGATAAAGAAGGCATTTCAGTCTGTAGAGCAAGATTCCAACGTAGTATGGGGGATTTAGATAGTGAAAATACGGCACGAAGCACAATCGGCGGCACCGCTTGTTGCAAGCACGAGAGCGGCTAAGCGCAGCAGATGGTTCAGGAGGCTGTACGGCCAGAGGCATGTGCAGGTAATGGCGCTGCTTGGCATTTTATGGATGATTATTTTTAATTATGTCCCGATGTACGGCATTATTATAGCGTTCAAAGAGTTTAATATCGTCAAGCCCATTAGCGCAGCGCCTTGGGTAGGCTGGTCGCATTTTCAAGAGTTTTTTCAAGACGAGAGCTTCGTCAATGTCATGCGCAATACGCTGGGCATCAGCTTGATTAAGCTAGCAATCGGTTTTCCGCTGCCGATTATATTCGCTTTATTTTTGAACGAGGTACGGTCGGTGCTGTTCAAAAGATCTGTGCAGACGATATCCTATCTGCCGCATTTTTTATCATGGGTTATCCTTGGCGGTATTTTGACGACTTGGCTGTCGGATGTAGGCATCATTAACCACGTACTTCTGGCGCTTAACGTCATTAAGGAACCGATCTCGTACCTGGCAGAGCCCGATTATTTCTGGGGTATTATTATTACCTCTGATATCTGGAAGGAGCTTGGCTGGTCAGCCATTATTTATTTGGCCGCAATCTCCAGCGTATCGCCCGAAATGTATGAGGCTGCTACGATTGACGGGGCGGGCCGCTTTCAAAAAATGTGGTACGTTACACTGCCAAGCATCAAAGCGACGATTTCGATTTTGTTCATTCTCGCTGTGAGCGGCGTATTGAACTCTAATTTTGATCAAATTTTGGTGCTAAGAAATTCCTTGAATGAAAGCGCCAGCAATGTGATTGATATGTTCGTCTACCAGACGGGCATGCAGCAGGGACGCTATTCCTATGCGACAGCTGTTGGCTTGTTCAAATCCGTTATCGCCCTTATTTTGCTGCTAATAGCCAATCGTGTAACGAAAAAAATCAACAACACCTCGTTGTTTTAGGAAGGAGGCGACTGGCTTTGCTCAGTTTGAAACGAAAAACAAAGGGAGAAGCGGTATTCGACCTCTTTAATAGCTTAGGCATGCTGCTCGTGTGCTTTGCGACCCTGTATCCCATCTGGTACGTTCTCGTGAATGCATTCAATGAAGGGCAGGACGGCATGCGCGGAGGCATTTACTGGTGGCCTCGGGTGTTCAGCTTTGAAAGCTTTGAGGCGGTATTCCATAGTGCGGGCATTATGACGGCAATGGGCATTACTGTAGCGAAAACGCTGCTTGGTGTTCTGCTGCATGTTTTTTTCACTGCGATGGTAGCCTATGCCTTTTCTCGCAGAGGGCTGATCGGCGGCAAAATGTACATTTTAATTGGCACGGTTACGTTGTTTTTCGGCGGCGGCCTGATCCCTACCTATTTGCTGATTAGAGATTTGCATCTGCTGGACAATTTTCTCGTGTACATTATTCCGGCGATGTTCAGCTTCTTCGATCTCATTATATTCATGACCTTCTTCCGGGAAATTCCGGATGGGCTGGAGGAAGCAGCGAAAATCGACGGAGCGAATGACTGGGGCATTTTCCTCAAGGTGGTGCTGCCCGTATCACTGCCGGTCATTGCGACGATTGCGCTGTTCCATGGGGTCTATCAGTGGAATGACTATTTTGCCGGAGTCATCTACATGAACAACATGGATTTGCAGCCGATCCAAACGTATTTGTACCGGGTAGTGGCACAGTCCAGCTCGAATCAGATGGTTGCTGCCATTCCGGGAGGCGTAGGAAAAACAGTTACGTCGCAGTCGATCAAGCTGGCAACGATGGTCGTCACGACGCTTCCGATTGTACTGGTTTATCCTTTCTTGCAAAAGTACTTTGTCAAAGGCATGATGATTGGCTCTATTAAGGGCTAGTCAACATTCTAATCAAATAGAAAAGGGGAAAATAATAATGGTTAAGCAACCGACATTGAAGCAGCTACTATTGCTGCCGCTTGCCGCTGCTCTCGTATTTACGGCCGCTTGCTCATCGAACAGCACTACGAACGAGGGGGCAACGAATGGGGGCACGCCTGCGGCCTCCACTGAGGTGAAGCTGACGCAAGAGGATAAAGGCTGGGAAGTGGATAAAAGCCCGATTACTTTCGATTGGTATATTAATTTTTCGTGGTTTCCTAATAAGTGGGGTGTAGACGACACATCCAAGTATATTACGGAGAAAACAGGCGTAGACATTAACTTCATCGTCCCTGCCGGAAATGAGGCAGAGAAGATGAATACGATGATTGCCTCCGGCAGCCTGCCTGATTTCATTACGCTCGGCTGGTTCGAGGATGCCGTCAAGAAGATGATAGAAGGCGATATGGTGCTTCCGCTTAATGAACTGGCTGACCAGTATGATCCATATTTCTACAAGGTGACCGACCCGGCGAAGCTCGCCTGGTACAAGCAAGAGGACGGTCATATCTATGGGTATCCGAACGCCTCCTCCTCGCCAAAGGATTACGAGAAGTTTGGCGACAGTATCACCTCTACACAGACGTTCCTTGTACGCAAGGACATGTATGAGGCTATCGGCAGCCCGGATATGCGGACAACAGAAGGCTTTCTTCAAGCATTGGCTGCTGCAAAAGCGAAATTTCCCGACATTAACGGGCAGCCATTAATTCCGCTGGGGATGTATGATTTTAATGAAAAGGGCAACAGCTCGCTGCAAGCTTACCTTCAAAACTTTTTAGCTATTCCATACGAAAAGGATGGACAGCTGTATGATCGCGACACAGATGCTGAATATGTAAAATGGCTCAAGACGATGCGCCAAGCGAATGAAAACGGCCTGCTCTCGAAAGACATATTCATTGATAAGCGCCCACAAATGGAGGAGAAAATCGCCCAAGGCCGTTACTTTGCAATGCTGTATTCGAGATCCGATCTGGCTAACCAGCAAAATGCGCTATTTGCAAACGATCCTAACTCTATTTATATTGCGGTGGATGGGCCAGCTAATGCTTCGCAGGCTCAAGCAACGCTTGCAGGGCCATCCATTTCTGGCTGGACCGTTACCCTCATCTCCAAAAATGTGAAGGATAAAGCGCGGGCGATTCGCTTCCTGGACTACCTCATTTCCGAAGAGGGCCAGCGGGATATGTTTTTCGGCAGGCAGGGCGTAACCTGGGATACAATAGACGGAAAAGACCAATTTTTACCTGATGCATTGGAGCTGCTTAATTCCGATCGTGGTGCCTTTGATAAAAAATATGGTGCCTCCCATACCTTCTGGATGCTGATGGATACGAATTTGACGCCGGAATGGTCGCCGCCAGCCGTTGAGCCATTCAAGCAGATGGAAGACTGGACGCGCGGGAAAGCGCTCAGTCTGTCGCAATTTGATCAGCTTGACCCGACGGGTGCTTCGGAGGAAGGCATTATGAAGACGAAGCTGGACCATGAATTTGGCAAGGCGCTTCCGAGGCTGCTGCTTGCGAAGTCAGATGCCGAGTTCGATAGCTTATGGCAGGAGTATTTGAACAAGCGCGATTCTCTTGGCTTTGCCACCGTTCAGGCGTATAAGCAGAAAAAGTATGAAGAGAACGTAGCGAAGCTGGCAGCATTCATTAACTAATACAGGCCAGAACCGGGCATACATCCCGGCATCAGGTGCGCCAAATCCATGATGGACTGGCGCGCCTTTTGCCGCCTGTAAGCAAGGCGGGGGCTGGGCCGTGAAGATGGAAGTGAGCCTAACGTGGGAAGGCAAATTCGGAGTTATTTTCAGACGACGGCTTATTGGCTGGGCAGAAGATCCATGCAAAGCCGTCTGGTCGCCGCGTATATTTTTATTTTGCTGTTTCCTAGCATTGTGGTGTCGAATTATTTGTTTGGCGAAATTAGAGACAGTCATATAAATGACACGCTTAGGCAGGGGCAGTATTTGGTGGAGCTGGAGAAGGTAAATATACTAAACCAAATCGAAGCGATGGAGCTGGCAGCCCAGCTTACGATGCTAAGCGCGGATATTACCGGCTATGTGTCTGCACATAAGGAGTTTACGACGGAGGAGCTGCTCGATTTGTACCGGGGGCCGCTAACCGATGTTATCAATATTCAAACGAACAATCCGAACATCGCCCATTTGCGCCTGTTTGCAGACAATGACTACATATCAGAAATGTGGCCGATTGTGTTTCATGAGCGGCGTATTCAGAAGGAGCCTTGGTATTCAGAGCTTACGGAGCTAGGCAGCAAGGAGCTGTGGGTTTTTAAGGAAGAGGATGCCGATATTTTGCACCGGAATGTGACGGATGTCCATAACCAGCTGCCGAAGGTTTCCCTGATGCGGGTCGTCCGGGCAGGCAGCGAGAGGATTGGCGTCATTCAGGTGGAAATGCTGCTGAAGCATTTTGCACCAAAGGCATTTGCAAGCTTGCAGGATGAGGGCTCGCAGATGATGCTTGCGGACAGCAAGGGAAGCATTGTGTTAGATGAGCTCCAAGCTTTCGCGGGCACAGGCAGCAATCCGAAGCTGCGAACAGCCATTAAGGAGAATTACGCTTCAATGAAGGAGCTTGGGCAGCAGGAATTACGTTTTGCTGTGGATGACCATCCTTATTTGCTTATTCGTACGCCGGTGGAGCAAGCGGATGCAGATTTACTCCATATCATTTCCTTGGAGCTCGTGTATGAACGCGTATCCCATGCGCAATTTCGAATTATGGCGGTTAATGTTGGGCTGATTGGCTTACTGTCTATCATTACGTATATGATGAATGCCATTATTCTCAAAAATTTGCGGCGCTTGACCGAGGCGATGAAGAAGGTTCGGCGGGGCGAGACGCCGACGGGGCTGCCCCTCAGCGGGGGCGGGGAAATCGGCGAGCTGGCGTTCCATTTTAACAAAATGATGCAAACGATTAATGAACTGATTGCCCAAGGCGTAAGAAAGAAGGCACTGACGAAGGAAGCGGAGCTGCGGACGCTGCACAGCCAGATCGACTCCCACTTTTTGTACAATACGCTGGAAAATATTAAAATGCTGGCCGAAATCGAGAACCAGCGAACCATCTCCGACTCGCTTACGTCGCTGGGCGGCATGATGCGCTACAACTTCAAGTGGTCAGGGGAATATGTGCGCTTGCAGGATGAAATTCGCCATATTCAAAACTATATTGATGTCATGAATATTCGCTTCGACGAGCCAATCGTTCTTGAACCGAGCATTGAGCCGGACTTGCTGGAGGTGGAGATGCTTAAAATGTCCTTGCAGCCGATCGTTGAAAATGCGCTTAAGCATGCCTGGCCAGAGCTGGGGGAGCGGCAGTGTCTTATCCAGATTGCCGCTTTCGAGCAAGCGGATAGCGTAATTGTCATTACATTGCGCGATAATGGGGCAGGAATTGCTCCTGGGCCGCTTGCGATTCTCAATGAACGCATCCAGCTGGAACGGGCAGGCGACCGCCTAATGGATGAATATGAACGAAGCGCAAAGCCGTTGTACGGCATAGGGCTGCGCAATGTGCATCAGCGCATTCGCATCTATTACGGCAAGCCCTATGGCTTGCAGGTGCGCAGCGAGGAAGGTCATTTTACTGAAGTTATCATAACGCTGCCTAAGGTATTGATTGCAGGAGGAGGGAATGACGATTAAAAAGCTGCTGATCGTAGACGACGAGAAAAATATAAGAATTGGCCTGAAAACGATGATTGAGCGGGAGTTTCCAGATCATTACCATATTCGGTTAGCTATTCATGGAGTGGATGCGCTGGCGCAATATGAGAGCGAGCAGGCCGATATCGTCATTACGGACATTCGCATGCCAGTGATGGACGGCCTTGAGCTGATCAAGCAAGTGATGAAGCAGCCGGAGGAGAAGCGAAAGCCCGTTTTTATTATTTTGAGCGGCTATGATGAATTTACTTATGCGAAGGCAGCGATTGAGTATCAAGTCAGAGATTATATTTTGAAGCCGATTCGCCGGGATGAGCTGTTTGAATCGCTGCGCAAGAGCGAAAATTTTTTGCAGGCTCAGGCTGAGCTTGCCCGAAAGACGGCAGAGGGCGACAAGTACCGTGAGCAGGTTCGAATGAGCCGTTTGAAGGAATGGCTCAGTCAAGGTGAGCTGATGGATGGGCAGGAGGAGGGGGCGCGTCTCGATCTAGATATTCCCTTCGAAGCGATCACCTTGCCATGCCATGTAGCTATACTCAGCTATAAATCCGAGAACGGGGAAGCGTTGAACCGCGATGAGCTGGAGCCGCTCGCTTGGAGTCTGCTTGGGCAGCTGGGCGGAACGATTGCTGCATCCTTTATGGACAGCGTGGGCAGGCTTGTGCTGATAGGGGACCGGGCAGCGCAGTTTCACGAGCTGCTGAGGCAGACTGGGGGCAAGGAGCTCGAAGGGCTGCGTTTGGGGCTAAGCACAGAGGCAGCTAGGTATGAGGATTTGCGCAGCTGCTATAAGCAGGCAGAGGAAGCGCTGCACTATTCCTTTCTATATCCGGGCAGCCGCTTGCTCCTGTATCAGGATATTCGCGCGTCGCAGCGCCGCATGCATCCGATGCCGGATGAAAACATTCGCAAGCTAGGCAATATGCTGGGTACTGAGCGGGAGAGGGAAATTCAAGCGCTGCTTAAAGCTATTTTTCGGATCGAAGAATTGGCTGATATAGATATTAATTATTTGCGTCAGGTGGGCAAGCGAATGAATGAGCAGGTGCTTGATGAGGTGTTTCGCCTGTACGGAGAAGCTTCTATTGACGTGCTGAAGCTGTACCGCAGAGTCGGCAGCATGGACAATTTCCGCAGCTTTCATGATTATTACCGCAGTCTGGAGCATTTGCTATACAGTGTGAATGAGTATGTGAGAGGCATTCGTGCTGCCTATAACGAGCACGCAGAAATCAATGCGGCTATCGCTTATATGGAGACGAACTATGTCCGTCCGCTTAATATGGCGGTTGTCAGCAATTATGTCGGCCTCAATTACTCTTATTTCAGCGAAGCGTTTAAGGCGCAAACAGGAGAGAGCTTCGTCTTGTATTTGAAAAAGCTTCGTATCCGCAAAGGTAAGATGCTGCTTGAAGGCACGAATGATAAAATGCAGGATATCGGAAGCGCTCTAGGCTTTGAGAGCAGCAAGCAGTTTACTCGTGTATTCAAGGAACTGGAAGGGATCTCTCCGCAGGAATATCGGCTTAAGGTTAGAGCTGCGGCTAGTCTTGGGGAATGAACGACTTAGGGAAAAATGTGAAGCTGCATTGACACCAGCCCGTCAATTAGCGATGATGAAGGTATTCGTTCTTGGAATAGTTTCTTTCAACAGGCGAATAGGGAAAGGAAGGGGCTGACACATATGCAATTAATCGTTGAGCAGCCAGCGGCGAGCTGGTACAAGCAGCAGTTGGAGCTGAAAAATGGAGAGTCGGTCAGAATATTTGTAAAGCTTGGCGGCTGCAGCACAGTCGTACCTGGCTTGTCACTAGGCGTTAATAAGGAATTGCCAATAAACCCAGGACTTAGTACGACCGTTGAAGGAATTACCTTCTTCATCGAGGAAGCCAATTTGTGGTATCTCGACAATAAAGGACTGCGTATTACGTTCGATGAGCTGCATGAGGAAATTGACATGATTGTGGAATAAAATAAGAGGCAGGGGCCGTTCAGGGCTCCTGCCTTTCTCGTTCATTTAGAGCAGCGTGCGGGAACCATATACTGTTGTATCATATTTTTGGCGGAAGCCTGTTTTATCCATTGTGCGGAGTAGCTATATCCCTTATATTGATAATAATTATCATTAATTGAAAAAGAGGGGTTTTCTCATGTCTACGAAACCAGTCAGAACATTCATTGCCGCCCTACTTCTATTATCCTTGGGATTGCTGGCGGCCTGCGGCTCCACAGGTGGTGCGGAAGCAACCGCGACAGATACACCGACCTCGACAGAGCCAGCAACACGAATCTATAAGGATTTTAGCGGGCATGAAGTGACGATTCCAACTCATCCTCAGAAAATCGTATTGCTTGGCGATATTCCAGGGGATTTGCTGGCACTGGGCATTACACCTGCGGGGAATGATTGGGTGAGTGAGCCTTATATCTATAAAGAGGATTTAGCGGGGGTTGTCGACATTGGCTATCCGCATAATATGGAGAAGGTGCTGGAGCTTGCGCCGGACCTCATTTTGCAGGCCGGGTATGGTGGGCCGGATGATACCGCAATTTTTGATAAAATGTCCAAAATCGCGCCGACGGTCATCTTCAATCGAGATGCGGAAACGTTCGACCGCTTGCGAGAGGTTGCTGACATTGTTAATAAGAAGGAAGAGGCGGAGAAGTGGATTGCCGACTATGAGGTTAAGGCGAAGGCAATGTGGGAGAAAATCGGCTTGAAGCCTGGAGAGTCGGCGACAGTCTATCT
This window encodes:
- a CDS encoding histidine kinase, whose translation is MGRQIRSYFQTTAYWLGRRSMQSRLVAAYIFILLFPSIVVSNYLFGEIRDSHINDTLRQGQYLVELEKVNILNQIEAMELAAQLTMLSADITGYVSAHKEFTTEELLDLYRGPLTDVINIQTNNPNIAHLRLFADNDYISEMWPIVFHERRIQKEPWYSELTELGSKELWVFKEEDADILHRNVTDVHNQLPKVSLMRVVRAGSERIGVIQVEMLLKHFAPKAFASLQDEGSQMMLADSKGSIVLDELQAFAGTGSNPKLRTAIKENYASMKELGQQELRFAVDDHPYLLIRTPVEQADADLLHIISLELVYERVSHAQFRIMAVNVGLIGLLSIITYMMNAIILKNLRRLTEAMKKVRRGETPTGLPLSGGGEIGELAFHFNKMMQTINELIAQGVRKKALTKEAELRTLHSQIDSHFLYNTLENIKMLAEIENQRTISDSLTSLGGMMRYNFKWSGEYVRLQDEIRHIQNYIDVMNIRFDEPIVLEPSIEPDLLEVEMLKMSLQPIVENALKHAWPELGERQCLIQIAAFEQADSVIVITLRDNGAGIAPGPLAILNERIQLERAGDRLMDEYERSAKPLYGIGLRNVHQRIRIYYGKPYGLQVRSEEGHFTEVIITLPKVLIAGGGNDD
- a CDS encoding response regulator gives rise to the protein MTIKKLLIVDDEKNIRIGLKTMIEREFPDHYHIRLAIHGVDALAQYESEQADIVITDIRMPVMDGLELIKQVMKQPEEKRKPVFIILSGYDEFTYAKAAIEYQVRDYILKPIRRDELFESLRKSENFLQAQAELARKTAEGDKYREQVRMSRLKEWLSQGELMDGQEEGARLDLDIPFEAITLPCHVAILSYKSENGEALNRDELEPLAWSLLGQLGGTIAASFMDSVGRLVLIGDRAAQFHELLRQTGGKELEGLRLGLSTEAARYEDLRSCYKQAEEALHYSFLYPGSRLLLYQDIRASQRRMHPMPDENIRKLGNMLGTEREREIQALLKAIFRIEELADIDINYLRQVGKRMNEQVLDEVFRLYGEASIDVLKLYRRVGSMDNFRSFHDYYRSLEHLLYSVNEYVRGIRAAYNEHAEINAAIAYMETNYVRPLNMAVVSNYVGLNYSYFSEAFKAQTGESFVLYLKKLRIRKGKMLLEGTNDKMQDIGSALGFESSKQFTRVFKELEGISPQEYRLKVRAAASLGE
- a CDS encoding ABC transporter substrate-binding protein translates to MSTKPVRTFIAALLLLSLGLLAACGSTGGAEATATDTPTSTEPATRIYKDFSGHEVTIPTHPQKIVLLGDIPGDLLALGITPAGNDWVSEPYIYKEDLAGVVDIGYPHNMEKVLELAPDLILQAGYGGPDDTAIFDKMSKIAPTVIFNRDAETFDRLREVADIVNKKEEAEKWIADYEVKAKAMWEKIGLKPGESATVYLSLAGDFYVMGNFSLTMSLYQPGGFSPSAKVQELIDKKEVFSLISMEVLPEYAGDHVFLLSSPGTDDEAAAKKLVEGPLWKSIPAVQNNHAYTADISWNASDPITMERFLSELPKMMGIK